Proteins encoded within one genomic window of uncultured Draconibacterium sp.:
- a CDS encoding sodium-dependent transporter, with translation MSNLPSGNRDSFSSKFGVIAAAAGSAVGLGNIWKFPYIAGVYGGAAFLFVYLGFILAIGIPVMLSELIIGRSSRKNAFGAFKVLAPGTPWRYIGILGVGAAFLILSFYGVVAGWSLEYIVLSLENGFSTKSPDEIGMLFTTLIESPLKPVIYQLAFMILSAAIVIVGIQKGIEKYTKILMPLLVVILVFLCVKSVSLEGAKAGLNFLFKPDFSKLSADGILSALGHAFFTLSLGMGTLITYGSYVQKDNNLVNTVINVTVADTVIALMAGIAIFPAVFAFGIEPSQGPGLIFVTLPNVFHQMPGGYIFSIAFFVLLSVAALTSSISILEVVVAYFKEEFNMGRKASTVLATVLISILGVLCSLSMGVLSPYTFFGLNIFDLMDWISANLFLPVGGMFIALFIGWHFGRKKVKEEVAQGGTLSGALLSVFMFLVKFIAPIAIAIVMLNNFGLLKF, from the coding sequence ATGTCAAATCTTCCTTCGGGTAACCGCGATTCATTTAGTTCAAAATTTGGTGTTATAGCAGCCGCAGCCGGTTCAGCAGTTGGTTTAGGTAATATTTGGAAATTTCCTTACATCGCCGGAGTTTATGGTGGTGCAGCTTTCCTCTTTGTTTACCTCGGATTTATTCTTGCAATCGGAATTCCGGTTATGTTATCGGAGTTAATCATTGGTAGAAGCTCGAGGAAAAATGCTTTTGGTGCGTTTAAAGTTCTTGCTCCGGGTACACCGTGGCGGTATATTGGTATTTTAGGCGTAGGAGCTGCATTTTTGATTTTGTCGTTTTACGGTGTTGTTGCCGGCTGGAGCCTGGAATATATTGTCTTGTCTTTGGAGAATGGGTTTTCAACTAAAAGCCCCGATGAGATAGGAATGTTATTTACTACTCTTATTGAATCGCCTCTTAAGCCAGTTATATATCAATTAGCTTTTATGATTCTGAGCGCTGCAATTGTGATTGTAGGTATTCAAAAAGGGATTGAGAAGTACACTAAAATTTTAATGCCATTGTTGGTTGTTATTCTTGTTTTTTTGTGTGTTAAATCTGTTTCACTTGAAGGAGCAAAAGCAGGCTTGAACTTTTTGTTTAAACCTGATTTTTCAAAACTTTCTGCCGATGGTATTTTGAGTGCATTAGGTCATGCCTTTTTTACGCTTAGCCTTGGAATGGGTACACTTATAACTTACGGATCATATGTGCAGAAAGATAATAATCTGGTAAATACTGTTATAAATGTAACAGTTGCCGATACGGTAATTGCACTGATGGCAGGAATTGCAATTTTTCCTGCTGTGTTTGCTTTTGGTATCGAGCCAAGCCAGGGGCCCGGTCTTATTTTCGTTACGCTGCCAAATGTGTTCCATCAAATGCCGGGCGGCTATATTTTTTCAATTGCGTTTTTTGTGCTCCTGTCGGTAGCAGCATTAACCTCGTCTATTTCAATACTAGAAGTTGTTGTTGCCTATTTTAAAGAAGAATTCAATATGGGCCGAAAAGCGTCCACTGTTTTGGCAACGGTTCTTATTTCAATTTTAGGTGTTTTGTGTTCGCTTTCAATGGGCGTATTATCGCCATATACTTTCTTCGGTCTGAATATTTTCGACTTAATGGACTGGATATCGGCTAATTTATTCTTGCCTGTTGGAGGAATGTTTATTGCCTTATTTATTGGTTGGCATTTCGGACGTAAGAAGGTTAAGGAAGAAGTGGCGCAGGGGGGAACACTTTCAGGCGCACTGCTGTCGGTATTTATGTTCCTCGTGAAATTTATTGCGCCTATCGCTATTGCCATTGTAATGTTGAATAATTTCGGGCTGTTGAAATTCTAA
- a CDS encoding BamA/TamA family outer membrane protein yields the protein MAEKYYRQKIGSYKWIFVLSAMLLASCSQTRFVPEQEYLLQKVELEIDKQEVSREEAKSVLKQKENYKILGFIKFYLLLYNMSSKKKTDDWLKRIGEAPQLYDKVMAEHSAEQLEAYMGQRGYYRAKINQDVQFNEKKRKAKLKFSVESGDQYKIRRVNYHFETPELQKIFFNDSAKYQMRSGTAFDINELEKQQKRIVSLYQNNGYYYFSNNQVRYLADSTLYDKQVILDLFIGEARSSQVDSTRLLKPYYLNNFYYSVMPGNTPVTSNRKQEYNFSDTLFWDNSILYANEQISYPPGLFIRTNQMQSGDLYNIAEVENTFNALNRLRQFRFVDIQFEETYPEQDTNLLDCNIRLAPLNKQSTSFDIEGTNTSGNLGVAGNIYYQHRNLFKGAEVFQVRLKGATERLHRSVGDGTSEAFNTREFGVETRLMVPKLLGPGKYIKSFGKYLPKTVFNAGYNYQRRPEYTRTITNFKIGYDWKTSQNYQHLWNFLDMNVVRLYEFDPKFINDIKDLYIKSSFTDHLIFAMNYSLIFNNQRLSSNKNYTYARLNVESSGNVLWAISELAGRDLTVEQDSVTQEISEYYKVFNIRFAQYLKADLELRKAFQIDRYNYVVGRLFGGVGLPYGNSPFLPFEKQYFAGGANGIRAWQVRSLGPGTYTPDDENAYPNQSSDIKLEANIEYRFRLLGSLEGALFVDAGNIWAINSNDNREGAVFKINKFYRQFAVGTGTGFRFDLSYFIIRADIGMKLRDPAAAQGQRWIIGNRRYKGDDFTFSFAIGYPF from the coding sequence TTGGCAGAGAAGTATTACAGGCAAAAAATTGGAAGCTACAAGTGGATATTTGTTTTATCTGCAATGCTGCTTGCATCGTGTTCGCAAACTCGTTTTGTTCCGGAGCAAGAGTATTTGTTACAAAAGGTGGAACTTGAAATCGATAAACAGGAAGTGAGCAGAGAAGAAGCCAAATCTGTTTTAAAGCAAAAGGAAAATTATAAGATTCTGGGTTTCATAAAATTTTATTTGCTGCTGTACAATATGTCGTCGAAGAAAAAGACCGACGATTGGCTAAAACGAATTGGTGAGGCGCCGCAGCTGTACGATAAAGTTATGGCAGAGCATTCGGCCGAACAACTGGAAGCTTACATGGGGCAACGAGGCTATTACCGGGCTAAAATTAACCAGGATGTTCAGTTCAATGAAAAGAAGCGAAAAGCAAAACTTAAATTCTCGGTTGAATCAGGCGATCAGTATAAAATACGACGTGTAAATTACCACTTCGAAACCCCGGAGTTACAAAAGATATTTTTTAATGATTCGGCTAAATACCAAATGCGGTCTGGTACTGCCTTCGATATTAATGAGCTGGAAAAGCAGCAGAAAAGAATCGTTAGTTTATACCAAAACAACGGGTACTATTATTTCTCGAATAATCAGGTGCGTTATCTTGCTGATTCTACATTGTACGATAAACAGGTAATTCTCGATCTTTTTATTGGCGAAGCCCGTTCGAGCCAGGTTGATAGCACAAGGTTGTTAAAACCTTATTACCTGAATAATTTTTACTATTCAGTGATGCCTGGAAATACACCGGTTACATCGAACCGTAAACAAGAGTATAATTTCTCTGACACACTGTTTTGGGACAACTCCATACTTTATGCAAACGAGCAGATTTCGTATCCGCCGGGGCTTTTTATCCGAACAAACCAAATGCAAAGTGGCGACCTGTATAACATTGCGGAGGTTGAAAATACTTTTAATGCATTGAACCGATTGCGCCAGTTTCGGTTTGTAGATATTCAGTTCGAAGAAACTTATCCGGAGCAAGACACCAATTTGCTCGATTGTAATATTCGGCTGGCTCCTTTAAATAAACAATCAACTTCGTTTGATATTGAGGGGACTAATACATCGGGTAATTTAGGTGTGGCCGGAAATATTTATTACCAGCACCGAAACCTGTTTAAAGGAGCCGAGGTATTTCAAGTGAGGTTAAAAGGGGCAACTGAACGCCTGCACCGGTCGGTAGGAGACGGCACATCGGAAGCCTTTAACACGCGCGAATTTGGTGTTGAAACAAGGTTAATGGTTCCAAAACTTTTGGGGCCGGGTAAATACATAAAAAGTTTTGGGAAGTATTTGCCGAAAACCGTTTTTAACGCAGGGTATAACTACCAGCGCCGGCCCGAATACACACGAACTATAACCAACTTTAAGATTGGTTACGACTGGAAGACCTCTCAAAACTATCAACACCTTTGGAATTTTTTGGATATGAATGTGGTGCGTTTGTATGAATTCGATCCAAAGTTTATCAACGATATTAAGGACCTTTATATTAAAAGTAGTTTTACCGACCACCTCATATTTGCCATGAACTACTCGTTGATCTTCAATAACCAGCGGCTTTCGTCAAATAAAAATTATACTTATGCACGACTGAATGTGGAGTCGTCAGGAAACGTACTTTGGGCAATTTCAGAACTTGCCGGCCGGGATCTTACCGTTGAACAAGATTCCGTTACTCAGGAAATCTCTGAATATTATAAAGTATTTAATATTCGTTTTGCCCAATATCTTAAGGCCGACCTCGAATTGAGGAAAGCATTCCAGATTGACCGATATAACTATGTGGTTGGGCGCTTGTTTGGTGGAGTTGGATTACCTTATGGAAATTCACCTTTCTTGCCTTTTGAAAAACAATATTTTGCCGGTGGAGCAAATGGAATCAGGGCATGGCAAGTTCGTTCATTGGGGCCGGGTACTTACACACCAGATGATGAGAATGCTTATCCGAATCAATCGTCTGATATTAAACTGGAGGCCAACATCGAATACCGTTTTCGCTTGTTAGGTTCGCTTGAAGGTGCTCTGTTTGTTGACGCTGGTAATATTTGGGCAATAAACAGTAACGATAACCGAGAAGGCGCCGTTTTTAAGATAAATAAGTTTTACCGGCAGTTTGCTGTTGGTACAGGCACAGGTTTTCGCTTCGATTTATCGTATTTTATTATTCGTGCTGATATTGGTATGAAACTTCGCGATCCGGCTGCAGCTCAGGGACAAAGGTGGATTATCGGCAACAGGAGATATAAAGGAGACGACTTTACTTTTTCATTTGCTATTGGTTATCCGTTTTAA